The following are encoded together in the Pristis pectinata isolate sPriPec2 chromosome 31, sPriPec2.1.pri, whole genome shotgun sequence genome:
- the LOC127584884 gene encoding LOW QUALITY PROTEIN: histone H1-like (The sequence of the model RefSeq protein was modified relative to this genomic sequence to represent the inferred CDS: deleted 1 base in 1 codon), producing the protein MSPPRPLAAFKLLCAAAYRFISHSVPSVRESLCRVADIMETAAAEAAPPAATAAQTKAPKKKTKVGARNKAAGPTLGKQIDKIVAGCPDKRGMSAIAIKKALAASGVNVAKRSAQIRFSIKRKVKKGSLLQTRGVGFSDTFKAAKEKSSLKLANKAKKPAAKKVVKKKPAIKKTAAKKSVARKVGAKQSPNKKQGAKKPAAKKAGLKKAKNPRKVAAPKAKVVKKSAKNKPKAAKPKKAAGKKK; encoded by the exons ATGTCTCCGCCCCGTCCGCTCGCTGCCTTTAAGTTGCTCTGTGCTGCCGCCTACCGCTTCATTTCTCACTCGGTTCCGAGTGTCAGAGAGAGTTTGTGCAGAGTCGCCGACATTATGGAGACCGCAGCCGCTGAAGCGGCTCCTCCAGCCGCGACCGCCGCCCAAACCAAGGCTCCCAAGAAGAAGACGAAGGTGGGCGCCCGGAACAAGGCAGCCGGTCCCACGCTGGGGAAACAGATCGACAAGATCGTGGCAGGTTGTCCCGATAAGAGGGGTATGTCTGCGATCGCCATCAAGAAAGCTCTGGCCGCCAGCGGCGTCAATGTAGCGAAGCGCAGCGCCCAGATCAGGTTCAGCATCAAGCGGAAAGTG AAAAAAGGCTCCCTGCTTCAGACCAGGGGCGTGGGCTTCTCCGACACCTTCAAGGCCGCTAAGGAGAAAAGTTCATTGAAATTGGCGAATAAAGCAAAGAAACCAGCCGCCAAGAAAGTAGTGAAGAAGAAACCAGCAATCAAAAAGACGGCGGCTAAAAAATCTGTCGCCCGGAAAGTTGGGGCCAAGCAATCTCCCAACAAGAAACAAGGGGCCAAGAAACCAGCGGCCAAGAAGGCGGGGCTGAAGAAAGCCAAGAACCCGAGGAAGGTTGCAGCCCCAAAGGCGAAGGTGGTCAAGAAATCGGCAAAAAACAAACCGAAAGCAGCGAAACCCAAGAAGGCAGCGGGCAAAAAGAAGTGA
- the LOC127584842 gene encoding histone H4 yields MSGRGKGGKGLGKGGAKRHRKVLRDNIQGITKPAIRRLARRGGVKRISGLIYEETRGVLKVFLENVIRDAVTYTEHAKRKTVTAMDVVYALKRQGRTLYGFGG; encoded by the coding sequence ATGTCTGGCAGAGGGAAAGGAGGCAAAGGACTGGGCAAAGGCGGGGCCAAGCGGCACCGTAAAGTGCTCCGTGATAACATCCAGGGCATCACCAAACCAGCCATCCGGCGCCTGGCTCGGCGTGGCGGCGTCAAGCGCATCTCAGGGCTGATCTACGAGGAGACCCGCGGGGTGCTGAAGGTTTTCCTGGAGAATGTGATCAGGGACGCGGTCACCTACACCGAGCACGCCAAGCGCAAGACGGTGACTgccatggatgtggtgtacgctCTGAAACGCCAGGGCCGCACTCTCTATGGCTTCGGCGGCTGA
- the LOC127584835 gene encoding late histone H2A.L3, which translates to MSGRGKGSGKARSKAKSRSSRAGLQFPVGRVHRLLRKGNYAERVGAGAPVYLAAVLEYLTAEILELAGNAARDNKKTRIIPRHLQLAVRNDEELNKLLGGVTIAQGGVLPNIQAVLLPKKTGGASK; encoded by the coding sequence ATGTCTGGACGGGGAAAAGGCAGCGGCAAAGCTCGGTCGAAGGCCAAGTCTCGCTCGTCCCGGGCCGGACTGCAGTTCCCGGTGGGCCGTGTTCACAGGCTCCTGAGGAAGGGTAACTATGCTGAGCGGGTGGGTGCCGGAGCGCCGGTCTATCTGGCTGCTGTGCTCGAGTATCTGACGGCTGAAATCCTCGAGCTGGCCGGCAACGCGGCCCGGGACAACAAGAAGACCCGCATCATCCCCAGACATCTGCAGCTGGCCGTCCGCAACGACGAGGAGCTCAACAAGCTGCTGGGAGGGGTGACCATCGCTCAGGGCGGGGTGCTGCCCAATATCCAGGCCGTGCTGTTGCCCAAGAAAACCGGCGGCGCCAGCAAGTGA